Within the Acinetobacter radioresistens DSM 6976 = NBRC 102413 = CIP 103788 genome, the region TCAGGCCGGTTTTTGGCAAGGTGCCAGAGATAGCCAGGCCATTATGCTGACCTATTTACCTGTCTCGTTTGCCTTTGGCGTTTCTGCTACCCAGTTTGGGTTTACTGCCTGGGAAGCTCTATTTTTATCCTGCTCCATGTATGCTGGTGCCAGTCAGTTTCTTGTAGTTGCCCTGCTCGGCAGTGGTACATCAATCTGGATGACAGCACTGACTGTTATCGCTTTAGATATTCGGCATCTGCTCTATGGACCAGCCTTATACAACCTGATTAACCATCAGTTAAACCTGAAAAAGACCGCTGCCTGGGCATGGGGACTTACCGATGAGGTATTTGCCAGTGGCATGATTAAACTCTCCCAACGCCGACAGGAATGGTCAGAGTCATGGATGCTGGGCTTAAGTCTGTTTAGCTGGCTATCTTGGGCAGGTGGTTCATTTCTAGGGGGGATGTTCGCCAATCAGGTGAGTAATTTGCCACGCTTCTTGCAAGCGGCCCTGGACTTTCTATTACCTGCGCTGTTTTTAAGCTTTTTACTCGCGGCTTTTGAGAGAAAACATACTCTGGTGGTAGCAGTATGCTTAATTGTTTCGGCCTTAGCCTGTTATTTTATTAATCTTTCTGCAGCAATTTTTATCGGGATTATTGCCGGTATTCTGGCCGGACTGTTTAAGCATTACATCCTCAAGCAGCATGACGATTTAATGGAAACACTATGAATCTGGATATTATTCTGGTCGGTCTCGTCGTGGGAATTGCAAATTTCATTTCCCGTTTTGGCCCATTTTACTTCATTCAAAAGTATCAGCAGCAGAATCAGCGTCGTGGTGCAATCTGGTTAAAAATTGCGCTGGGGAGTATCGGTATTTCTGCTATTAGCTCTATGCTAGTAGTTGCTACATTGCCCCCCCTGATTGAAACACCTAATAAAAGCTTGGCCATGCTGGCGGGTCTCCTTGTACTGATCGGTTTATATTTTAGATTCAGGAAAATCGTACCAGCAACTCTGACCGCAGCCATTGTTTATGGATTGGTCTATACTTACATACCTGTCTAAATGAAATTTTCTTTTGATTGATCAGAAGATTACTTGATAAAAACTTAAGCTTTTCTTGCTGAAACACTTAACACGCGCATGAGTTCTGTTATGCTGTAAGTCCACTTTTGCAAGGATGATTCGCATGAGCGTGACTATCGGTACTCCACTTCAATCTTCAGCGGTCAAAGTCTTGCTGCTTGGTTCGGGAGAGCTAGGTAAGGAAGTCGTCATTTCCTTGCAAAGGCTTGGAGTAGAAGTACATGCAGCGGATCGTTATGAACACGCGCCAGCCATGCAGGCCGCTCATTTTTCTTATAGCCTCAACATGGCAGATCCCCAACAGTTAAAAGCACTGATTGAGCAAGTCAAACCCCAGTTTATTGTCCCTGAAATTGAAGCAATTGCTACGGAAGTTCTTCTAGAGGTGGAAGCTGGACAACAAGCTGTTGTCATTCCTTCTGCTAAAGCTGTTAACCTGACCATGAACCGTGAAGGCATTCGCCGCTTGGCTGCTGAAGAATTAGGCTTGCCCACCTCTGCTTACCGTTTTGCCGACTCTCTGGAGAGCTTTCGTGGTGCCTGTGATGATATTGGTTATCCTAACTTTGTAAAACCAGTCATGTCATCTTCTGGTAAAGGACAGTCCCGGGTAAAAAGTTTTGATGAAGTTGATGCAGCTTGGGAATATGCACAGACTGGGGGACGGGTAAATCAGGGTAAGGTCATTGTTGAATCACAAATCGATTTTGACTTTGAAATTACTTTATTGACTGTGCGTGCCAAGAATCCGCAAAGCGGCAAAATTGAAACCAGCTTTTGCGATCCGATTGGTCACCGACAGGATTCCGGGGACTATATTGAAAGCTGGCAGCCGCAGCCGATGTCACCTGTGGCACTTGAAGAGTCTAAACGGATTGCTGATAAAGTCACTGCGGCACTGGGTGGATGTGGAGTTTTTGGTGTTGAACTTTTTATCAAAGGTGATCAGGTCTGGTTTAGTGAGGTATCTCCCCGTCCACATGATACTGGGTTAGTTACCCTTGCTTCACAGTTCCAAAGTGAATTTGAGCTACATGCACGGGCTATTCTGGGCTTAGCTGTAAATACGGCGCGACACAGTGTTGCAGCCAGTGCTGTTATTTATGCTGGCCAAGATGGTTCTAACCTGTCATTTTCTGGTCTGGATCTTGCATTAGCTCATCCTTCTACAGACTTACGCCTGTTTGGCAAACCGGAAGGTTTTAAACGGCGCCGTATGGGTGTTGCTACTGCACGCGCAGCAACTATAGAAGAAGCACGTGAACTTGCGCAGCAAACAGCCGCACAAGTAATTGTAAACTCAAATCCATAAAGCTTTACTGCGGAACATGCTCATGATCACTACCTCGCCTCTGCTTAATTATGTCAAAAGCAATCATGATATTCAGGCCATTAATGTATGGCGTACTGATGTTGAAAAGCAGTTACAGGAGAGTTATGAAAATGGGCAGTCTATCCGTGACATTATTCTGGCCCGCTCCAATTTAATCGATGAAGCTCTGATCTTCTTATGGCAACACGCGGGACTCCACCAGACCGATCTTGGTCTGTTTGCTGTAGGGGGCTATGGCCGTCGTGAAATGTTGCCATACTCAGATGTCGATATCATGATTTTATCTGAAGACGATATCACTCCTGAACAGGAAAGCTTAATTTCTACTTTTATTTCTTCTCTTTGGGATGTCGGAAATTTTAAGCCAGGTATTAGTGTACGCACTATTGCCAGTTGTGTAGAACAGGCCACCAATGATTTAACTGTTGCTACTGCACTGATTGAAGCGCGGCTGATTACTGGAAATCAGCATCTGGCCAGATGGCCACGCCGGATTGTGTCACAGACCTGGACAGATAAAACTTTCTTTGATGCCAAAATGCAGGAGCAGGCAAAGCGTTATGCCCAGCATAATCATACAGAAAGCAATCTGGAACCCGATATTAAAAATGCGCCAGGCGGTATTCGTGACATTAACCAGATTGGCTGGATTGCTAAACGGCATTTTCGGGTTAATCGGATTTATGATCTTGTTCATCTCGGTTTTATTTCCGAATTTGAACTTGCTGTTCTGGAGGAAGCTGAAATTTTTCTCTGGGAAATCCGTCACCACCTGCACCGTCTGGTCAAACGTGATGAAAACAGGCTGCTATTTGATTACCAGCGCGAAATAGCAGCAAAATTTGGCTATGTTCATAAGGAAGGTGAATCTCCGAACTATCCGATTGAGCAGTTCATGAAGCGGTATTACCGTACTGCGCAGCAAGTTTCAACTTTAAATGAAATGCTACTGGCTTATTTTAATGAGTCTGTTATTACCCCGCGGCTACCAAGTTATGAGCGTAAAATTGAAGAAATCAATGAACACTTTAAACTGGTAGACGGTAAACTCGCAGTACAACATCATAAAATATTTTCGGAAAATCCAAGTGCAATTCTGGAGATTTTCTATTTACTGGCTAACCGGCCAGAAATTCAGGGAGTGCGTGCCCGAACACTTCGCCTGCTGACCCTAGCAGCCAAGCGAATTGACCAGAGCTTTCGTGATAATCCCATGCATCAAGCTCTTTTCATGGCAATTATACGCTCTCCCTACCGTTTATACGACACATTGGTGGCGATGAAACGTTATGGGGTGCTCGGTAAATACATACCTTCTTTTGGGAAAATTACCGGATTAATGCAATATGACCTGTTTCATATTTATACGGTGGATGCTCATACACTCCTGTTACTCAGAAATTTAAACCGCTTTAAAGAGCCAGAATTTGCGAAAGATTTTCCAGTCGTCAGCTCGGTTTTTCAGCGTCTTGCCCGTCGTGATATCGTATTTTTAGCCGCATTATTTCATGATATTGCTAAAGGCCGCGGGGGTGATCATAGTGAACTGGGTGCAGTTGATGCAATCGAATTCTGCCGTGCACATGGTTTTACTGAACGTGAGTGCAAAATGGTGGCGTGGCTCATCCAGAACCACCTGCTGATGTCATTAACTGCTCAAAAGAAGGATATTTCCGATCCGGATGTGGTTAAAGAATTTGCCGAAAAATTGGGTGATATGGAGCATCTGGATTACCTATACTGTTTAACAGTAGCAGATATTAATGCGACTAATCCAAAACTCTGGAATACGTGGCGTGCCTCATTAATGCGTCAGCTATATACGCATGCACGTGATGTAATTCGCACCGGCCTGGGTCGCCCCGTGGAATACCAGATGCTCATTGAAGATACCAAATTTGCAGCCAGTGAACTTCTGGTGGACGAGTTTGCCCTGGAAGAGGTAGAAAAGGTCTGGCAAGAACTGGGGGATGAGTATTTTCTCAAAGAGTCCGCGAATGAAATTGCCTGGCATACCCGTGCAATCCTGCAACATGGGGATAATCCAGCTCCTCTGGTATTGATGCGGGCACATCGTAAAGCTGCACAAGATGCTGTCCAGATTTTTATTTATACTCAAGATAAGCCAAATCTGTTTGCGACTACAGTTGCAGTACTAGACCGAATGAATCTCGATGTTCAGGACGCCCGAATTATTACTGCCACAAAAGCATTCAGTCTAGACACTTATGTAGTACTGGACCGTTTTGGAACCTTACTCACTGATGCTGAACGCAAGCAGACCGTTGCAGATGCGCTGGTTCAGGCACTCAGCCATGCCGACAATTACCCGGGGTTAATGCAGCGTCGTATTCCTCGTCAGTTGCGCCATTTTGATGTAAAAAATACTGTCGATATCACCCTAAATCCGGCTTTACAGCAAAACATGGTGGAAATTTCCACACTTGACCAACCTGGCTTACTTGCTAAAGTAGGCGGTCTGTTTATGATGCAGGGGCTGGATATTCATTCTGCCAAAATTGTCACACTCGGTGAACGGGCTGAAGATATTTTCTTTGTGACAAAGAAGGATGGCACGCCTATGAATGCTGAAGAAGCTCAGCTTTTTTCTGCAAAACTGAAATCAGCACTCGATGAAGCTTCAAGCCAAGTTATAAGCCAGCATTAAGTTACAACCAAACGGTATTTTTTCAATGAACTCAAGCTTGTCATTATTACATCCTTATCCTTTTGAAAAGCTTAATCAACTTTTTAAGGATGTAGTCCCTGCGGACCTTCCCTTGATTCCCCTCTCTATTGGTGAGCCCAAGCATCCTGCCCCTGATTTTGTAAAAAAGGCGATTATTGATAACTTTGAACAGCTTTCAACTTATCCGAACAGCAAAGGCTTACCTGAATTAAGACAGAGTATTGCAGACTGGTTAACTCGCCGCTTCCAGCTGAACACCATTAGTGCCGAAAATAATATTCTTCCTGTATCGGGAACGCGTGAGGCCATTTTCTCTTTCGTTCAGGCTTTGGTAAAACGAGAAGATACACCTTATGTGGTCATGCCGAATCCGTTTTATCAGATTTATGAAGGTGCAACCCTTCTAGCAGGTGCAAAACCATACTTCATTAACTGCACCCAAGAAAATAACTATCTGGGTGACTTTGACCATGTACCCAATGAGGTATGGGAAAAAACAGCACTACTGTTTGTATGTACACCAGGTAATCCAACAGGTGCGGTTTTGTCTAAAGATCAGTTAAAAAAACTGATTGCACTTTCAGACCAGTATGATTTTGTCATTGCATCAGATGAGTGTTATTCAGAACTCTGGTTCGATGAAGCACCCGTTGGCCTTCTTGAAGTCTGTGCTGAAATCGGACGTAATGACTATAAAAACTGTGTAGTATTTCATTCCCTGTCCAAACGCTCAAACCTGCCGGGAATGCGTTCCGGTTTTGTCGCAGGTGATGCCAACCTGCTTAAACCTTACCTGAAATATCGCACATATCATGGTGCAGCCATGCCCGTTCAACATCAGCTCGCCTCAATTGTGGCTTGGAATGATGAAAACCATGTAGAAGAAAACCGTAAGCTTTACCGGGCCAAATTTGAACTATTTCAAAATGAACTGGGGCATCTTCTGCCACTTCAAAAACCAGATGCAGGTTTTTATTACTGGTTAAAAGTAGACCATGATGAAAATTTTGCCAAAATGCTCATGGAAAAAGCACATATCAAAGTACTACCGGGACGTTACCTGTCACGTGAGACTCCGCAAGGTAATCCGGGTGAAAATCATGTACGTTTGGCCTTGGTTGCTGACATTGCTCAATGTGAGCAGGCTATTGAACGATTAAAGAGAGTACTTTAATCTTAATTTACTGAAAAAATGAAGGGCGATTAAATCGCCCTTTTATTTTTACTTTTACTGTGCCAATGCCCTTTCAATATCTTCTTCTAAAGCTTCAGGCTTACTGGTTGGTGCATAACGGTTCAGCACTTCACCATTTTTTCCTACCAGAAACTTGGTAAAGTTCCATTTAATGCCGTTGCCCAAAATTCCCTTACTGTTATTGGTTAAATAACGAAAAACTGCATGGGCTTCTGGGCCTTTTACATCAACCTTGGCAAACATTGGAAAACTGACACCGTAATTTTTCTGGCAAAATGCACCAATCTGGTCATTTGTCCCCGGGTCCTGTCCGCCAAACTGGTTACATGGAAAACCTAATACTTCTAATCCCTGATCTTTATACTTCTGGTAAACTTTCTCCAGACCAGCAAACTGCGGTGTGAAACCGCATTTACTTGCAGTATTAACAATCAGTAAGACTTTGCCCCGATAGTCAGCCATTGATTTAGTTTTTCCATCTAACAACTCAGCTTCAAACTGATAAATGTTGGTCATGGATAGGTTTCCTCATCACTTTTTTCTTGTGTTTTTAATTCGAGTGAAGCCGAATTTACGCAATAGCGCAGTCCTGTCGGCTGTGGACCATCTTCAAATACATGTCCCAGATGAGCATCACAATGATGACAAACTATTTCTGTTCTGACCATCCCATGACTTAAGTCTTCATGTTCTTCTATAGCAGTTGAATTAATCGGACGGAAAAAGCTTGGCCAGCCACACCCGCTATCGTATTTGGTTTCTGAAGAAAACAGTTCTGCACCACAGCAACGGCAGGTATATACCCCGTCCTGTTTACTGTTCCAGTATTTCCCCGTAAACGCAGGTTCAGTACCTTTTTGTCGCGCAATACGAAACTCTTCGGGTGATAACTCTCTTTGCCATTCTCGGTCTGTTTTATTGAGTTTTCCCATCATTAACTCCTTTAATTCTATGACATTCAATGTCATGCTTCAGTACTTTCATATTTACGCTAGACAACAAAAAATTTCTAGCTAAATTTCACCATAGATTGTGCTATTTCAGTTAATCTATTTTTCTCTTAATATACATATAATTGGATGAGATCATGTTCGTTTTAGGTAACACTACACCCCGCGAAATCAAAAAATCGTCTAAGCTTGAGCATGTTTGCTATGACATTCGTGGACCAGTGTTACGAGCCGCCAATGAAATGGAAGAACAGGGCCATAAAATTATCAAACTCAATATTGGTAACCCCGCCCCGTTCGGCTTTGAAGCGCCACAAGAAATCATTAATGATGTTGCCCTGAACCTGCCAAATGCAGTGGGTTATACCGATTCAAAAGGAATCTTTCCGGCACGTAAAGCGATCTGCCAGTATTACCAGCAAAAAGGTGTATTTGATGTCAGCGTAAAAGATGTCTACATTGGTAATGGCGTATCAGAACTCATAGTTATGGCCATGCAAGGTCTGCTAGATGATGGCGATGAAATGCTGGTGCCAATGCCGGACTACCCGCTCTGGACAGCAGCTGTTAATCTCTCTGGCGGCACAGCGATTCACTATAAATGTGATGAAGAAAATTTCTGGTATCCCGATATCGCTGATATGGAAAGTAAAATCACTCCAAATACCCGCGGTATTGTGGTGATTAATCCGAACAACCCAACCGGTTCGGTTTATCCGCGCCACGTACTTGAACAGATTGTTGCACTGGCAAAAAAATATGACCTGATCCTGTTTGCTGACGAAATTTATGACAAGATTATTTATGATGGAATTGAACATGTAGCCCTGGCAGCACTGGCAGGTGATCAGTTATGTGTCTCTTTCAATGGTCTCTCTAAAGCTTATCGTATTGCAGGTTACCGTTCAGGCTGGATGGCAATTACCGGTAATAAAAGCCGTGCAGTAGACTATATTGAAGGTCTGGATATGCTTGCCTCAATGCGTCTGTGTGCCAATCATCAGGCTCAATATGCAATTCAGACTGCACTTGGAGGCTATCAGTCTATTAATGACTTGATTCGTCCAGGCGGACGTTTATATGAGCAGCGCAATATTGCCTGGGAAATGTTAAATGAAATTCCTGGAGTTTTCTGTGTTAAACCGGAAGGCGCCATGTACTGTTTTCCACGTTTAGATCCAGCAGTGTATCCGATTGAAGACGACGAAAAATTTATGCTGGATTTTCTGCGTGCAGAAAAAGTATTGTTAGTACAAGGTACAGGCTTTAACTGGCCAACTCCAGATCATTTCCGTGTAGTGTTCCTGCCTGCCGAAAATGAATTACGCGAAGCAATCAACCGTTTAAGTCGCTTTTTGGCAAAAATGCGATAAGTCTGTTAAATAAAATAGTGTTCTGCATCTTTCTATTCGAAAGATGTAGAGCTTAAAATTGCTATATTCAGTTTTATCTCATTTATAGATTTATATTGAATAAAATTTTATATAGGATAAAAATTTATCAGATAAATATTTTTTATAAAAAATTATAAATAAACACATGATTTTAATAATTAAATTTTTTCAAATTTGAATTTTCAAAAGCACTTAATAAGATAAGGAATGACTTTATATTCACTATATTGCATATAGCTTTATTGGTATGATGCAGCTCATGAGTAGGTTCTAAATTTTATTGAGTTAAATAACATGCTGTAGTGATAGCAGTCAGTTTCTCTAATACAATAGAGTGTTAGAACAGACCACTACAAATTTCTTA harbors:
- a CDS encoding AzlC family ABC transporter permease, translating into MLTYLPVSFAFGVSATQFGFTAWEALFLSCSMYAGASQFLVVALLGSGTSIWMTALTVIALDIRHLLYGPALYNLINHQLNLKKTAAWAWGLTDEVFASGMIKLSQRRQEWSESWMLGLSLFSWLSWAGGSFLGGMFANQVSNLPRFLQAALDFLLPALFLSFLLAAFERKHTLVVAVCLIVSALACYFINLSAAIFIGIIAGILAGLFKHYILKQHDDLMETL
- the ygaH gene encoding L-valine transporter subunit YgaH; its protein translation is MNLDIILVGLVVGIANFISRFGPFYFIQKYQQQNQRRGAIWLKIALGSIGISAISSMLVVATLPPLIETPNKSLAMLAGLLVLIGLYFRFRKIVPATLTAAIVYGLVYTYIPV
- the purT gene encoding formate-dependent phosphoribosylglycinamide formyltransferase, yielding MIRMSVTIGTPLQSSAVKVLLLGSGELGKEVVISLQRLGVEVHAADRYEHAPAMQAAHFSYSLNMADPQQLKALIEQVKPQFIVPEIEAIATEVLLEVEAGQQAVVIPSAKAVNLTMNREGIRRLAAEELGLPTSAYRFADSLESFRGACDDIGYPNFVKPVMSSSGKGQSRVKSFDEVDAAWEYAQTGGRVNQGKVIVESQIDFDFEITLLTVRAKNPQSGKIETSFCDPIGHRQDSGDYIESWQPQPMSPVALEESKRIADKVTAALGGCGVFGVELFIKGDQVWFSEVSPRPHDTGLVTLASQFQSEFELHARAILGLAVNTARHSVAASAVIYAGQDGSNLSFSGLDLALAHPSTDLRLFGKPEGFKRRRMGVATARAATIEEARELAQQTAAQVIVNSNP
- the glnD gene encoding [protein-PII] uridylyltransferase; its protein translation is MITTSPLLNYVKSNHDIQAINVWRTDVEKQLQESYENGQSIRDIILARSNLIDEALIFLWQHAGLHQTDLGLFAVGGYGRREMLPYSDVDIMILSEDDITPEQESLISTFISSLWDVGNFKPGISVRTIASCVEQATNDLTVATALIEARLITGNQHLARWPRRIVSQTWTDKTFFDAKMQEQAKRYAQHNHTESNLEPDIKNAPGGIRDINQIGWIAKRHFRVNRIYDLVHLGFISEFELAVLEEAEIFLWEIRHHLHRLVKRDENRLLFDYQREIAAKFGYVHKEGESPNYPIEQFMKRYYRTAQQVSTLNEMLLAYFNESVITPRLPSYERKIEEINEHFKLVDGKLAVQHHKIFSENPSAILEIFYLLANRPEIQGVRARTLRLLTLAAKRIDQSFRDNPMHQALFMAIIRSPYRLYDTLVAMKRYGVLGKYIPSFGKITGLMQYDLFHIYTVDAHTLLLLRNLNRFKEPEFAKDFPVVSSVFQRLARRDIVFLAALFHDIAKGRGGDHSELGAVDAIEFCRAHGFTERECKMVAWLIQNHLLMSLTAQKKDISDPDVVKEFAEKLGDMEHLDYLYCLTVADINATNPKLWNTWRASLMRQLYTHARDVIRTGLGRPVEYQMLIEDTKFAASELLVDEFALEEVEKVWQELGDEYFLKESANEIAWHTRAILQHGDNPAPLVLMRAHRKAAQDAVQIFIYTQDKPNLFATTVAVLDRMNLDVQDARIITATKAFSLDTYVVLDRFGTLLTDAERKQTVADALVQALSHADNYPGLMQRRIPRQLRHFDVKNTVDITLNPALQQNMVEISTLDQPGLLAKVGGLFMMQGLDIHSAKIVTLGERAEDIFFVTKKDGTPMNAEEAQLFSAKLKSALDEASSQVISQH
- the dapC gene encoding succinyldiaminopimelate transaminase, with the protein product MNSSLSLLHPYPFEKLNQLFKDVVPADLPLIPLSIGEPKHPAPDFVKKAIIDNFEQLSTYPNSKGLPELRQSIADWLTRRFQLNTISAENNILPVSGTREAIFSFVQALVKREDTPYVVMPNPFYQIYEGATLLAGAKPYFINCTQENNYLGDFDHVPNEVWEKTALLFVCTPGNPTGAVLSKDQLKKLIALSDQYDFVIASDECYSELWFDEAPVGLLEVCAEIGRNDYKNCVVFHSLSKRSNLPGMRSGFVAGDANLLKPYLKYRTYHGAAMPVQHQLASIVAWNDENHVEENRKLYRAKFELFQNELGHLLPLQKPDAGFYYWLKVDHDENFAKMLMEKAHIKVLPGRYLSRETPQGNPGENHVRLALVADIAQCEQAIERLKRVL
- a CDS encoding glutathione peroxidase gives rise to the protein MTNIYQFEAELLDGKTKSMADYRGKVLLIVNTASKCGFTPQFAGLEKVYQKYKDQGLEVLGFPCNQFGGQDPGTNDQIGAFCQKNYGVSFPMFAKVDVKGPEAHAVFRYLTNNSKGILGNGIKWNFTKFLVGKNGEVLNRYAPTSKPEALEEDIERALAQ
- the msrB gene encoding peptide-methionine (R)-S-oxide reductase MsrB, whose translation is MGKLNKTDREWQRELSPEEFRIARQKGTEPAFTGKYWNSKQDGVYTCRCCGAELFSSETKYDSGCGWPSFFRPINSTAIEEHEDLSHGMVRTEIVCHHCDAHLGHVFEDGPQPTGLRYCVNSASLELKTQEKSDEETYP
- a CDS encoding pyridoxal phosphate-dependent aminotransferase; its protein translation is MFVLGNTTPREIKKSSKLEHVCYDIRGPVLRAANEMEEQGHKIIKLNIGNPAPFGFEAPQEIINDVALNLPNAVGYTDSKGIFPARKAICQYYQQKGVFDVSVKDVYIGNGVSELIVMAMQGLLDDGDEMLVPMPDYPLWTAAVNLSGGTAIHYKCDEENFWYPDIADMESKITPNTRGIVVINPNNPTGSVYPRHVLEQIVALAKKYDLILFADEIYDKIIYDGIEHVALAALAGDQLCVSFNGLSKAYRIAGYRSGWMAITGNKSRAVDYIEGLDMLASMRLCANHQAQYAIQTALGGYQSINDLIRPGGRLYEQRNIAWEMLNEIPGVFCVKPEGAMYCFPRLDPAVYPIEDDEKFMLDFLRAEKVLLVQGTGFNWPTPDHFRVVFLPAENELREAINRLSRFLAKMR